The following proteins come from a genomic window of Flavobacteriaceae bacterium MAR_2010_188:
- a CDS encoding L-ascorbate metabolism protein UlaG, beta-lactamase superfamily codes for MRKFILSILIFTFLWNCVDNKKKTIPNEEEIESIIEIDSISTIEIDSVSPTVIVPKATSKKPILSRPDSLTIKKPMATLPKKDEILITPINHATLVLEAMNNVIYVDPVGGKSAFEGLREPDFILVTDIHGDHFDFQTIKDVIGERTVLIGPDAVKKKLPPELLKNFVLVFNGISQGFKTSKMALDIEGIAMYNLRPEALKYHEKGRGNGYLLTLNKKRIYISGDTEDIPEMRKLKNIDIAFVCMNLPYTMTVKSAADAVLDFKPKVVYPYHHRGSDVENFKQLVESGNKKIEVKLLDWYPDSV; via the coding sequence ATGAGAAAATTCATTCTTTCAATTTTGATATTCACATTTTTGTGGAATTGCGTGGATAACAAAAAGAAAACAATTCCTAATGAGGAGGAGATAGAATCGATAATAGAAATTGATTCTATTTCGACTATAGAAATAGATTCGGTGAGCCCAACTGTTATAGTCCCGAAGGCTACTTCAAAAAAGCCCATTCTTAGTAGGCCAGATAGCTTGACAATTAAGAAACCAATGGCAACTTTGCCGAAAAAGGATGAAATCCTTATCACTCCCATTAATCATGCAACCTTGGTTTTAGAGGCAATGAATAATGTTATTTATGTAGACCCTGTTGGAGGAAAATCTGCTTTTGAAGGCCTAAGAGAGCCAGATTTTATCTTAGTAACGGATATTCATGGTGACCATTTTGATTTCCAAACTATTAAGGACGTAATTGGTGAAAGAACCGTATTGATTGGTCCGGATGCAGTCAAAAAAAAATTACCACCCGAGCTATTAAAGAATTTTGTTTTAGTCTTCAATGGAATAAGTCAAGGTTTTAAAACGTCTAAGATGGCATTGGATATTGAAGGCATTGCGATGTACAATTTAAGACCAGAAGCTTTAAAATATCATGAAAAAGGCAGAGGTAATGGATATTTATTAACCTTGAATAAAAAGAGAATCTATATTTCGGGAGACACCGAAGATATTCCAGAAATGAGAAAACTTAAAAATATTGATATCGCTTTTGTCTGTATGAATCTGCCATATACAATGACTGTAAAAAGTGCAGCAGATGCCGTGTTGGATTTTAAACCTAAAGTCGTTTATCCATACCATCATCGGGGAAGCGATGTTGAAAACTTTAAACAATTAGTTGAGAGCGGGAACAAAAAGATTGAAGTAAAGCTGCTGGATTGGTATCCGGATTCAGTATAA
- a CDS encoding ATPase family associated with various cellular activities (AAA), with product MQHNSTFPIKKSELDVLRDEAASYIKSVQWEQGQRAKNKEKDVKEGSILLYLSRAKHGGADHHTSSVSKTILSLKKRLLPDSVAIPLHLNQTLYAVQEGITLGIWIKDSYYDASGLSNLSELQGALDNQGKREYESKMHTATAFMLYATSYYILHNLKTIASDDLSVMKQKFAGLPELSLISPLKGISCMLFYYDKYLEHPDIIKSDKDVADFTVLFFEGVIAEIQMRRSTLEYTETILDRTYKLEGSDFAISGWENVFTGAAKSVEFNKVEFEQIVGNRDAKHFARRLTERLLSYDFKALKNPFQELGGFMPVFMGYGIPGTGKSMLIAAIATRLKKHADELDIPFLFHPMPDTLISTFQGGSAEKMVDWMKPMQDPSKIIFAPIDDAENNLQERTAQGVSAGVKEVIGVFLRYTEGAYAVNYGNSSIGLFTNLPEMLDKAVLSRVQGRFKIDGAKTEHDFLDQDYLWWKKLDKTMPGFVDMKNPEQYSYLSDQSLAKSMGEILSVSDKPTEDRVYKIYDEVDDLYGLDSHKFYANLYKKVQDVFPFFSSRDVRNIQSAISLRLTDFDLEQSWFDNPEIYFKQPYETKLNMLRELMKSNMKGLNFSEIRRQEVIRYLDNVATIADTDFKRKVQSRVDQMKIDDEARNKFSNEA from the coding sequence ATGCAACACAACTCTACTTTTCCAATTAAAAAATCAGAGCTCGATGTACTTCGTGACGAAGCGGCTTCATATATAAAAAGCGTGCAATGGGAGCAAGGTCAGCGAGCTAAGAATAAGGAAAAGGATGTTAAGGAAGGTTCTATCTTGCTTTATTTATCTAGGGCCAAACATGGTGGTGCAGACCATCATACAAGTTCAGTGTCAAAAACTATCCTCTCTTTAAAAAAGAGATTACTGCCAGACTCGGTTGCTATACCGCTTCATCTCAATCAAACCTTATACGCAGTACAAGAAGGAATAACATTAGGAATTTGGATAAAGGATAGCTATTATGATGCTTCGGGACTTTCAAATTTAAGTGAATTACAAGGCGCATTAGATAATCAAGGTAAGAGAGAATACGAAAGTAAAATGCATACGGCAACTGCTTTTATGTTGTATGCAACTTCATATTATATTCTGCATAACTTAAAGACGATTGCTTCGGACGATTTAAGTGTGATGAAGCAAAAATTTGCCGGTCTGCCAGAATTGTCTTTGATTTCTCCATTAAAAGGCATTTCATGTATGCTTTTTTATTATGATAAATATTTAGAGCATCCAGACATTATTAAAAGTGATAAGGATGTTGCGGATTTTACGGTATTGTTCTTTGAAGGCGTGATTGCGGAAATCCAAATGCGAAGGAGCACCCTAGAATATACCGAAACCATTTTAGACAGAACCTATAAATTAGAAGGTTCAGATTTTGCAATTTCTGGATGGGAAAATGTTTTTACTGGCGCCGCAAAGAGCGTAGAATTTAATAAAGTTGAATTTGAACAAATCGTGGGTAACCGAGACGCTAAGCATTTTGCACGTCGACTTACCGAACGTCTATTGTCATATGATTTTAAAGCATTAAAAAATCCGTTTCAAGAACTTGGCGGATTTATGCCTGTATTTATGGGATACGGAATCCCAGGAACTGGTAAAAGTATGCTGATTGCTGCCATTGCAACCCGTCTTAAGAAACATGCGGATGAGTTGGATATTCCATTTTTATTTCATCCAATGCCAGATACTTTGATAAGTACGTTCCAAGGTGGATCTGCAGAAAAAATGGTAGACTGGATGAAACCGATGCAAGACCCTTCAAAAATCATTTTTGCACCTATTGATGATGCCGAGAATAATCTACAAGAACGAACTGCTCAAGGAGTTTCTGCCGGGGTTAAAGAAGTGATCGGAGTTTTTCTAAGATATACCGAAGGTGCATATGCCGTTAATTACGGAAACAGCAGCATCGGACTTTTTACAAATCTCCCAGAAATGCTTGATAAAGCTGTCTTGTCGCGTGTACAAGGACGTTTCAAAATTGACGGAGCCAAGACCGAGCACGACTTTTTGGATCAAGATTATCTGTGGTGGAAAAAGTTGGACAAAACTATGCCGGGCTTCGTAGATATGAAAAACCCTGAACAATACTCTTATTTGTCCGACCAGAGTTTAGCTAAGAGTATGGGCGAGATTTTGAGTGTTTCGGATAAACCGACCGAGGATAGGGTTTATAAAATTTATGATGAGGTAGACGACTTATATGGATTGGATTCCCATAAGTTTTACGCGAATCTTTATAAGAAAGTGCAAGATGTTTTTCCTTTTTTCTCATCGCGGGATGTTAGGAATATTCAATCGGCAATTAGTTTAAGACTAACCGATTTTGACCTTGAGCAATCTTGGTTCGACAATCCAGAAATTTACTTTAAGCAGCCCTATGAAACCAAATTAAATATGCTGCGAGAACTGATGAAATCTAATATGAAGGGATTAAATTTTTCTGAGATCAGACGACAGGAGGTTATTAGATATTTGGATAATGTTGCCACGATTGCCGATACTGACTTTAAACGAAAAGTTCAGTCGCGAGTAGACCAGATGAAGATTGATGATGAGGCGCGTAACAAATTTTCAAATGAAGCTTAA